Within the Rosa rugosa chromosome 2, drRosRugo1.1, whole genome shotgun sequence genome, the region tttattacaaggggtagtttggacattttgTTCAAATTGAGGGTCAAAAGCTCAAAAGTGAGGCCCTATATCGGTTCCAACTCAGCAAGTGACATCATAAATGGAGgagaatttgaaatttggatgCATGTGATGGAAATTAAAAGTGTAGGGACcaacgtgattaaaaaaaaaatcatggaccaaactgatgtttgccccaaagtttgagggagtaaactgaatttagtcattTATCTTATTTTCCACTGGCCTTCTCAGTGTAAGGTTTTCACCTTGAAGGGATCGATCATCACTTTTAACgaaataattcaaatatttaggTATtagcattttttatttttgattaatagttaataaatttaaaaaaaaaaaaatatatatatatacagatcctatccagagcgatgccttgctctgaaatttcagagcgaggttagggtttaaggtcacttttcggtttcatatccatatctcgaccgttcagtctttaggtactaatgtatagatcatctctgtaaaatttcagtcaaattgatggtcgttaagatcatcaatttggttgaaactttgaagagatgatctatacattagtacctgaaaactgaacggtcgagatgtggatatgagaccgaaaagtgaccttaaactccaacctcacacgttaatttcagagtgaggtctcactctggataggaactgatatatatatactagtctttctctacacatgctctgcatgtgcaaatttcagaaaataaaaagaaaagaacggAGTTaattattgcagagaaaagataatagggagagaaaagtgggttgtggatactttttttatttattttttttaataaaaatatattttgtaaatgtcttaattgtccatctgatttaattaattctcaaaatttattaatcttttagggtcatttctgtcaaaattctaaattttagctaacaaactctcttctcttaataatagtactagcatttttccacacatgctctgcatgtgcaagttattattttttttttcagaaaataaaaaagaaaaaagttggttattgcagagaaaagaaaatgggagagagaaaagtgggttgtggatattttttttcaaatttttttaataaaaatatattttgtaaatgtcttaattatccttgtgatttaattaattatcaaagtttattaatcttctagggttaattctgtcaaaattttagattttggctaacaaagcctctcctcttaataatagtatagatatatatctTTACATATCTAAAAGCCTCTCCTTTTagatatatatctatactattattaagaggagaggctttgttagccaaaatctaaaattttgacagaattaaccctagaagattaataaactttgataattaattaaatcacaaggataattaagacatttacaaaatgtatttttattataatttttttttaaaaaaagtacccacaacccacttttctctctcccattttcttttctctgcaataaccaactcttttcttttttatttttaaataataataataataataacttgcacatgcagagcatgtgtggagaaatatatatataatggaaTGTGGGTTACTCGATTAAGCCACAGATCCATCAATACATTAATTATCAAGGTTTGACTACACCACCGGCCGTTGTATTTCATAACCGCATGCACAATACATAAGCCTTCCATTTTTTCACACCTTAGAATCACAATGTTTTGGGCTCATCAAGAACGTTTACAGCCAGCTAGCAGGATCCAAGTAAGAATTGCCCAGCCCAACCTCAGGATCACCAAGATTTCCAACTACTTGATTGCTGCCATCACTATGAGCACCACCCTTGTTCGTCCCCATCATCTCGTAACTCGCGTCATGAACCTGACTGCTGGAAAATTCTTCCATACAGCTTTCACTTGCTAGGTTGTTCAACCTAGCAACAAAATTAGGGTTCTGAGTGTCTTGAAGGAATTGAGAGCTAGGGGTTTGATCAAGGTAGTGCTGGGAACTGCCGTTAGAGTACTGGTGAGATGGAAACTCTTGATTCAGTAAGCGTATGATAGGTTGAAACTGGGCTGTTGGCTCACTTCCACCATAGTCATACTGAGGATTGAAACTTCGGTTTGCTTCAGAGGTAGGGTTTTGGTAACCATGAGGGACAGTAACTTGGAGGGAAGGGATCAAAAATTGATACTGAAGGCATGAATTGAttattgttgtttgagtttgaTCTATTGGGTGAAGTGATGGTGGGGCACCAAGGGTTGAGCTGGAGACATTGCGagtctttcttctcttttgatgCACATCATCAACTGAATTCCGCTTTAACATCTTCAAAGCACCTTTTATTGGAAAGGTTGTGCTATCCAGAATGGCTTGGACATCATATAGACTTATATCAAAATTGGGGAACGCACTCCTACCTCTCACCCTTATCATTGCAATATCATAAGCTCTGGCAGCTTCCTCTTCAGCATCTGAGTAAATAATAAAATTCAATTTAAAACAGAGCATATAAATTGAAATTATTTGTTCATCAGaatctatttttatttcagTGAGTAAACAACATGTTTTGACTACATTTGTAATTTGTTGCTATGAACTTTGTCAGCACGGTCTCTCAATCCAGTTCGATCTTCATTAAAGATAGAATCATAAATGTGATGCAAGTATGGAATTCAATCATCAAGAGTGATAGAATTAATGTACCAAATGTTTCCATGTAAATGCTATTGATGTATATGCCTTTCCCTAATCTAGCTTGCCATTTCTTATTGTCCGCGTTCCTGTTTCAAATTAAGTATTTCGATGTGAGACCATGACTAAATCAGAGCAAAAAATAACTcaaagagagagacagagagagagagagaatacctTAACACTTCGCGATAATTGGATACTGTCATAGCAAAGCCCGTCTTATTTCTGAAATTTGACAAGCCTGATACATTGattgaacaaaaacaaaatataaccATTTGATGTAAAACTctcttgtaatttttttttaataaaaataaaaataaaacactcTTGCAGAACAATACATAATAAATTAAtcacaaaatgaaaagaaattctgataaaatttctttcatttgattgaAAATTCACTCTCTGTAATCAGTAATCAAGTTCAGTAAAATATATGCAATTCGCCGACTATAAGTAACAAGAAAGAATTCAATAAAATATGTAGACGTACTAATTTGATCTGATAATGCACCAATTGCCTTCTCTGTTGTGAATATAAAGCTGATTTTCTTAAGGTAAAGAAATGGTAGCAAccaagtctctctctctctctcccaagcACAAAAATTTCACAACTCTAAAAGCTTGAGAAAAGAGGGGAGAAGACGGTAGATATATATAGAAGTAAACCCAAAATGTATTTGAACAAAGGACAAGCAGAGAAAACGGTAGCAGAAAAGTGAAGTAAAATTCATGTGACTTATGGCATCTCCAATTGCTATTCACGTTTGTGTGAATGAGTCATATTAGGTGGTTTAGATAGAGGGTGATAAATAAAGGGTGATTTTTCTAACCATATCTGCCTCTGGCTATTGAATTCTACAAATCTACAATTATGTTGTTTTGGCAGTATTAACACTTGGTAATCATGCAAGCCTATCAACTTGTGAATGAAACGTTGGTCAAATCACCAGTGCATCTAAGCTCTCACTCTCCAATTTCAAATTTGGTTACAAGTTGGGTTTTAATGATTTCAGATTTTTGTTGGATGTAGATATGTAAATGGATCGGGTTTGGAGCGAATTGACCTAATTCTGAATCCATTTAGTAACAAAGTTCAAGCCGACCTGATCTGATAACTTGGCGGATCGTTAATAGCTCAATCCAAATCCATATCCGGCGGATTAATGGATACATGGTCCACTAGTGCGAGCCGTTTATTATAATGAATATTCctaaattttaaataaaaatattaactTTTTTATGGTACTTTATAAAACTTCAATAAGACAttagaataaaataaaagtatAACCGTATGTTGAATTACATAACAAAAATACTCCTCCGAACAATACACTACAGTAAGCAAAATATTGTCTtcatgaaaaaaattaaataattataaaGATGAACCGGATCATAAGTGGATCGGATCAACCTAAATTCGTGTTTGATCTGTTAAATAAATGGATTAACGTATCCGGACTATTACTAGATCAACAGATCAAATTTTCTATCCAATTCAAATACTGTCCAATAATCATGGATCCGGACCGAATTTGGATCAAAATCCGATCCATTGACAGGTCTAGTTGAATGGCAAAGCTAAACTAGTATGTCAATAATGAGGATTACAGCTTTTGAATTCAGATTTAAAACAGCCACTTACCAAATAATACATATATCTTCGAATTTGGTTGATGCATGTTTCACATTTGGATGTATATTGTAATAAAGAGAATTGACTACGCAAAATTGAAACACAATTATTATAAAAAATTAAACTACTAAAAGTTCAAACTGTAGTTAAACTACCCTTTAATTAGAGAAAATGCGGTGGCCAACGGTATCTTTAGGCAATCACTCATTGGACACTTTGGTCAGTTTAGTTAATATCCTCTTGGACTTTGTTATAGTGATTGAGGAGGCAGTGTTGATGATTCGAAGAGTACTTCTGGCTATACTTTCACTCTCGGAATATGTGTCTTCTCTTGGCAATCCACGAAGCAAAACATAGTTGCTTTGTCCACTATTGAAGCTGAATAAGTCTTAGCATTCTTGGCAACCCCTCAAGCAATATGGCTGAGAAGTATCATGGAAGATGTTAATGAAAAGTAAGGACAGCCTACTCCAACACTTTGTGAAAACAAGATGTAATTGTGATGGCTAAGAATTCGGTGTTTCAAAACTGTACCAAGCACATAGCTCGTAAGCATCACTTCATCAGAGATGATGTTGAAGACAATAAAATTGATGTGCTATATTGTGGGACAGAAGATCATGTAGCTGAAattttcaccaaggcattgccaAAAGACATGTTCCAGTATTTCAAAAGACTACTAGGAGTCAAGAAACAAAGCATTAAAGGGGAGTGTTAAAGTTAATGCTTCGTTACTTTCTTTAACCTTATGCTAGTTAGTTTTAACTCAGGGTAAATAAGTTGTCGTTGTCAAACTTTTAAGTCTTCCTTGACTTTGTGTCTCAAGTGAGTGTCTAACAGGACAACCACACTATTCTGATATGGGGTCTGATATAAAGGATCAGATCCATGTTTTTTATCTGATGAGCAACTTATGAGAAAAATAGGTTCTGAGCTAGAAAGAGAGCTATAGACGCTTTATCAAATCATCCTCTTGTATCTTTGTGATTAACCAACAACTCTATATCAATTATATATGTGTGATTGAGTACAAGAGATGAAGTTCATTAAATTGATCTAAGAAGCTGATCAAGGCAACTTACCTGATCAATGTTGTGAAGAGCAGTTGCATAACGAGGCAACAAGCTTGGATCAAAGAAGCAGGTGAGTCATAGCCCAACCCTAATACTCAAAGGCATCATTTGACTTTTCTTAcggtttaatttttttatttttttaggttATAAGTTCATATTCATTTGAGCTACTGAGCTAGGGTTTTGAAATCTTTGTCATGTCATTGTGTTGGCCATTTTTTATGGCATTATTTTTGGGAACTATGTGCTCTAATTTTGGTGCTTTCTAGTTATCAGCATGATGCAGAATTCCTTTTGCACTTGGTCTAATTGTTTTGGGACACGATGTTTGAGAGAGTGAAGTGGTTTGTCTTATATATTGTTGGCGACGAGTTTGTATCGTGACACTGATGATTGGTTCTCTTTCAATGTATCCCGTGGTTTTAGGTGTAAAATTCGGTTAAGGGTTAGCCGCATTCGGCTCATGGATGTCATGAATAGTGACAAACCCATATATGACTATAGTTCTTCATGGAAATGTGTCTCATTGATCGTGTTGTGACCATAACAAGTCCTTCATATGTATTGTAATATATTCGGTTATTGATAGagtttctttaaaaaaaaaaaattaaaaaaaaatcttatagaaggtattttatatatttataatttAGTGAAACCTTCTTTTTTTCAATGTTTAGTGAAACCTTTAACACCAAATAGACGCTTCACTTTATAGTTCTTAACAATAGATAAATTGGTCCAAAATATTCTAATGTCAGAAAATCTTTCTATGCACCGGTTGTAAAAATGAACCAGCAGATCCAACAGATCTCAGCCGTTGATATTTATAGGCAACAtttcttttaaataaataaaaatgtacTTGATGTTATCCAGCCGACCATTtctgttggtgcaagtgcaagTTGTTGCACTAAATACTCTCCCAATGCCACTACACTTttaatttctttccatttttttcttttagcttAAGGGATTGATCATCACttttgaggaaataattccaattagatttttttttataaggtaaataactcaaatgctacaactagtctttcgtgagttgaactcacaacctcccacttacgaaagtcagactatgccactagaccaaatggtattgGGTATTCCAATTAGatatttgaattttatttttgattactaatttattgttcaagtaaatccagaatatgtgtctgcccaaactctaggttacttgacctagttgtaataggtttttgaattagagatattctcggagatattcatagatatccgattaattgtacgattatctttccttgtacaactctgattctatatcttttaatcctctatataaagagacccctattatcaatgaaagtacgactcaattctctcccaatttcagttttccttaaacacgttattagcacgaagccctaaccctgaaacaaatagccaaaccctgattcaagaagctaaaaccctaaatccgaatactaaaccttgaagccttttctgcctccatctcacaccttgaagccctcTACACCAGGAGTCTATTACAACCAGAACCGGctggaaacctaccgaaccggccaccggaagctccaaaccacTCGTAGCAAATACTCAACCAGTTCACAAacttccggacctccaattgctaccaaatttttccagcaGCAGCATCTTGATCCTAGGATCCGGGaaccaaattttttttcctaGAACCGGCCTTAAAGTTTCCGAACCGACCACTAAAATTAGCTACATCGTTGAACCGCtggagagaagaaaaaaggaaaagaaggcagcccagaagcccaacTCCAGCAGGCCCACTGACTCAGCCTAGCCCATACGTCAACCCTCCTCCGGTCAATTCTCAAGTCAACCCTCCTCCGGTCAACTCTCTGGTCAACCATTTTCGGGCGACCTCCTGCGACTTTTCGGGCGACCTCCGGCGACTTTTCGAacactatttcgaggtattttttactaaaagtttccgtttttgaagtttattattgttttctcttctttttcctcggagaattgcaacctcccttcttccacccccctttcttcttcatagggaaGACCAAaagccaaactgtgggggttcgtgctcactccaagct harbors:
- the LOC133730663 gene encoding AP2-like ethylene-responsive transcription factor PLT1; the encoded protein is MGTNESSAHDDGSNQVVGNLGDPVFGLGLSNFRNKTGFAMTVSNYREVLRNADNKKWQARLGKGIYINSIYMETFDAEEEAARAYDIAMIRVRGRSAFPNFDISLYDVQAILDSTTFPIKGALKMLKRNSVDDVHQKRRKTRNVSSSTLGAPPSLHPIDQTQTTIINSCLQYQFLIPSLQVTVPHGYQNPTSEANRSFNPQYDYGGSEPTAQFQPIIRLLNQEFPSHQYSNGSSQHYLDQTPSSQFLQDTQNPNFVARLNNLASESCMEEFSSSQVHDASYEMMGTNKGGAHSDGSNQVVGNLGDPEVGLGNSYLDPASWL